The Cynocephalus volans isolate mCynVol1 chromosome 16, mCynVol1.pri, whole genome shotgun sequence DNA segment ttcataggtatacttatgtttacatatatttacatatatattatttttgaataagaagaaaatagatatactacatgtatttttatacaatatatatactccgtatatttttaaaccttttttctgtcctttccaattttctttttttagatccctgcttcaaaatatatcaccaaacgtgggtgaaactgactgactgtgaaggacagattagtatttcgtttgtaaactgttcacagagcagccattttctgtcactcgacttcctgccacaccggttccccggaaggtgcttcaagggtgctgggcagtttctcttctgcaccaggcactgctctaacactggcagcctgggctctgctcctgcacaggcctgcagacggtccccctcgtggagtttccatttgagaggcaccaatgtgactggccctgagcgtgtcaagggagctgcactgaaagcttctcttggcttgactcggttgaatgcagactctacagaggattacgatatttgttatatcaatactcacggtaactttttttactatgttcagattctcagcaagtaacttgcaagtttatgtgatttaatctctccaatttccactggaaaactagtactgacaactactaaagttttctcacagtttccctgtctcagttataactggatccacattgccaagcatgttatcactcatgtatatgcagtcaacacattactggtgacagacgaagagaactaatgaattaatgcctcagctctatgctgctattatctatcgattatgtcggaaaatatgagctatggctcctgtgaagaaaggtggaagacatcaaatctagtgaatgagtcctttaatagggaaatgcagacagaggaggcaacttgtatttcagtgcaatcgaagaaatttaataatgctgtacaggatcaaatctctaagtgctagaatttgaaaagagacatatattgagacgtatttatttcaacattggttctcatttgtatgaatatttcctactggattgagatttctttcatttttgatgaacgtgttgaacttccagtgtaataacacgagcgcagtgttgaagtcatgacattatctgaggctcgtaaatggaagacaaagtgaaaggaagtggaaacaaaactgggacaagcccaaaagctgcaaaccctgggctcgccgtgtcagactctcacatgcaagaaggtgctgatagcagctgggtcgatgcccgacacctccatccccccagtggccgcgctacctcctccctggtgcattggcccattttgtgttgctctaagagaatatctgagactaggtaatttggaaagaacagaggtttgtttgtcttatgattctgggacagctgattctggcatggacctcaggcttcctctactcatggtggaaaacggcaggcactggcgggtacaagcagatcacatggtgagaggaagcaagagaggcagggaggagatgccagggtcttttatacaaccagctctccagggaactaatagagcaagatttcactagggccccacttcccccagggagaacatgaatccattcatgagggatccgccccccatgactcagcttccagcactgccacattgaggaccagatttccacatgagtttcggtggggacaacacatccaaattctatcacctggtgacactgaagatgatgtgctccagttctctctgcaccgttcgctgtgacctgacccaggtccgtgacctgccaaggcaggagaccgaccgaccacagttctgcacccaggtgggagaatcttccttttttcccatccgaaggaggagaacgtattcagttcccctggagcagctggatggtggcaaattccaaaaggctcaagccacctctgttccccatgagattatccaacagatctccaacttcccccgcacgagggctgaaattcctcactggactcgatgactcactagagtctctggagccctgtgtggtgcaggagatggaagagaccctgggcaggaggaggaaaacatacattccgattttaaatagcctttctcgatcattttcatgtttgctttttactcctttgtaaatatcaggtctgattggttaattgttccagagccagtacatgtgcctcgaagaagagttcctcccaacagagccagcatcaccttggccagattctccttcacggggtggttgcataatgagagtgcactttggtcattctttctagacaggaaacttttcctcacttgctcatgtagtaactgtcggtttagttaacactagacgccacttgtacacattgcgtgtccgcttgactgggtgcacacactgcgggagagcgcggggtgccgacagcatgtgagtgagcgaggtgcactgccagaccctgcgcgtggggaggaagagcgctcaccggactcctgcccggaccgtgaacatgacagctcagtcttggttctgcaattctctcaactatgcataaagtcgttaaatcccggatagcaaacatgatgtggctccagagagtttttgggcaaagtgacagtacagacttaactagaacaattttcttttacagtaaatataacaatatcctttaatggatgaatgaataaggaaactgtgacatatacatttaaatacaccccccccctccccacaacacagagcatggaatactactctgccacaaaaaagaatgacatactcccatttgcaacaacatggatgagcctggagaaatttatgttgagtgaaataagcaaagcacagaggtataaatatcacatgtgctcacttatgtaaggagctgtgagagaaagaaggaaggaaagaaagtccatagcagtgtgttggacttgcagagggacagagcattccatgggctacaaagtggagtaagggggttgagggagggagagggagttcgggcattatcgggtgggggacacagggtacaaatgcaatttgtggtaatgggcgtgctgccagtaggaatctggccctcacatcatgggcacaagggctgacaatcagctttctatctcatgaatattcataaacaatattctctgtgtgtgtgtgtgtgtgtgtgtctgtatatatgtatatataaaaaatgtcttctaaccatgaaaaaagtatgtattgcaaaatgggaaaaactatacacacaaaaaaccccgcattcttttcccgatttcttcaaatttctgtctttccctcagggtcactaacttcttttctctcatttcacttctaccgactccagtatggtttctgcttattcgttctacaaaccaaatgtcactaaggttgccagtacggtctattttccaatgtagtgggcagtttgagttcacaccttctgtggaatctactgattcctcttctcagcacatttattgtttagaaaagacatttaccgtctttgtctccaaagggtgagtccttataatggatggctattccatcttcttcatctgtggctcttctgtccacttcctttaaagtttgaaggtccttagaatccagacaatgtctgtttctccctctgtcatctcttcccacatgaccaacttcatttctgcactttcagttgccattatgatcctccaggcattgaattccttgccaattgcaaattcctgtgtccaactagtgctggacatttgcacttacatgtctagcaatttgtggggcgtatcggtaattttatttctatttcctgacatgcttccatctaccttctgcagagagaattttattggttgtttcattttctcattatactgtttcacataactgatattaagtatgagtgtgtttcttttgagctctctttccctccaagaatcaaagatagaagagagcatgttcacatccatattctgaggggaacaaacaacctcttttaggtgaagttcatttttaccgatagctcgaatacactaatgttgaggagatgaattgtaccatctgtctttacgtcaggttgtagagacaggcttggactttctttttaaagaataaacaaatacaagcatttttctatagtaaaaatttaatgcagaaagcaatataatagtttcacaaaatacaaagaatatattttgttctattaagcacagtataaaggcgtattgacaaaaacaatttcaatcttgtcaacagttagataaataaacatttaaataaataaatagatagatacatttgcacggtcgtctgtaagtaccagtccctgcagggttgaacatgacgctgctgaacaccctgaaggcatctgacaaacttgaggcacttcatgtcatgattgtagcagaagtgacagtcttggcgaccggagagctcaggaaagtgcgatagtgtgtactcgtccatgagagtcgtttccacgtcggaccaggtctcattgcctcctccctaatcttccccgcatgtttattgatgaagagaaggatctcacgatttctgctctcacgacctcccaggcgcaagggctgtgcctcttctctttcaggtagagactgattctttggaagtatttcctcacggccagtgcgaagtcctcgttcaccaggggagtctcttccacccccacctccggcatcagacaggcttccaggtcgtccagctgctgatagagtccagtgcagagtttgtccaagaggctctcatcccaagcagccgatgagccctctgtgcagaagaggttgaagctctgctgggtcatctcatggaggacagagatggctcgggccttctgcagctggtggccatccaagtcttcctgggggaatccgaagtcatttctgtccttcaggcaggacagaggggagattctcctcattcgtcccaggagtatcaaggccctcctggtccccaggctgtgggcctgaggcagatcacagcccagagagcaggtcgcctggcagctgagcaccagcagggccatcagtaaaggaaagggcaaggccattggggatctcgcagatgctgctggcctggctgagatgggcgactctgagccttagccgctaggttctctgaagagcttgctttgtgcatgtgtcttaaatagggaacacactagtttccattttttggatgcccgtgtcttcctttctacttctgtttttgctttctttatgcactctctacatactttgagagcagcgtttctccacctttttcttttctcttttatttctttcatggtggcctgctcatccctttcctccagagcctggttaaattgttttttccgaattgaccctcctgtgataagctacaaaggcgggggtatatcgtgcaattatttacggaccgtatctgtagctcaggtttatacgtagaaaagaaagtgtgaggttaactttttgcattcaatgcatgtttaagaaggtctctataaaaattttaagccaagacttaagtttcaaagttattgatttgacttggctttataagtttatttgctgagctcctttttgtgtcatctattgacttatataaattgtaatgagtcaaatttcacatgcaaattcatgttacaaaaatacacaataccaatgtaatgacatacttaaatatctttcaaaactgctaaaaattatctatcaattcaattattttcttcccattaatttctagtgtacctaactttaaattttgttccatacgatagaatacattgtcactgtgccacctcccggatgttcccccaggtgcggtcaacttttatttctttttagcactcgacttcattattgatgtggcgaataactttagcagagccacataataaagcacaaattctttgcatttaattctcaaagccattaactcattcagtagcactcaggagcaaacctcagctccatccacgagacagccaaaggcagtccatatgtattcgtgtggaggccacatctcgagacatgattttgagatcaagcgatcgtctattcaccgtaggcttgtattgctcatgctgcatatgctctgtggatcttccgagaactcaatgtcaatgcttcttgatacacaagaaaacccgagggaaataaaaattagtaataagggacaggttttcttagatttgggctttggagaaccacaaattattgtaatgactaagatttgttaacacctctaggaactaattttcacacttttgggagcaataccatcccaagaagaatgcacgatggagagaacatcaattttatttaaaaagaaaattttgttttgcaccgaagttcaaatttccaaccaaacatcagtcggagattccaattctaatggaatcttattaaaccaaaggaagccatctttgtcataaatggcaacaatgggatgtaggtgtgatgaaaataaatggctgttcaattgttgtgtaccgctggcgagacaccagagatctttctttcccatttccttttacatagaaaggaaagttgctgcattttccctcccaaggaatgggaataccaagaaagccaatatatgtacctcagtgtgatcaaacgtcacaaggaaagcaatatcccactgcaaaggacacgacgaaggataatttagctaaattgagcccagccaaggggcagatgaggggatgcggcagagcagaagaaaagtggtggaagggacgcaggtcaaaggtagcaaacgggcatgggctccaggaaaagcaatcactgctggtccaggggttggtttcagctttgctggatccagctttcaagagagtcaagggagacacaacaaccacaagagtttgcacacagaaaaggcaaacttgtgagagtgcaatatgctctctggataacggggaagcgagaaatgcatcccttgttttctccttgtggataaatggactcagaagttgactcatcgtcttgtcatgtctccagcaagaagcaagggaattcacaatttcaaaggacaccccttctttacacatggctatattatttctcctagctgtcagagatgatgtctttattacactgaaccttcgaatgaacttcgtcttaagaatataggtcgccatgagtccgtaagttactcttggccagaggagtcgtcttatgcggtcttgtttcctgggcatcttagcctagttcctatcatttccggagctcagtcaatatttatgaaaggaataatcattataataacagtggaaagaataataccaatacatactggagacatgaattgggaagacaatagatctaaagaatttgtaagctcttcccgcttcatgcagggaaattgtaatggaagattttgtgacgatttaaaaaacaaaacacaaacacttgattgtagagatgctttcttcccatttgtagttttaatatttagaacctcaggatgtgccacagggcctggttgcaaatggaagacccaccttccacttttacttcagtgcccctcaaggaagcgcaacgccttgcctgatcgcacattccttgtcttttccgataatacggagacgatgtgaatgttacaatgtgtttggggaccttgtccctatacacttgtctgt contains these protein-coding regions:
- the LOC134364800 gene encoding interferon alpha-4-like, which translates into the protein MALPFPLLMALLVLSCQATCSLGCDLPQAHSLGTRRALILLGRMRRISPLSCLKDRNDFGFPQEDLDGHQLQKARAISVLHEMTQQSFNLFCTEGSSAAWDESLLDKLCTGLYQQLDDLEACLMPEVGVEETPLVNEDFALAVRKYFQRISLYLKEKRHSPCAWEVVRAEIVRSFSSSINMRGRLGRRQ